The Salvia miltiorrhiza cultivar Shanhuang (shh) chromosome 1, IMPLAD_Smil_shh, whole genome shotgun sequence genome has a window encoding:
- the LOC130995851 gene encoding uncharacterized protein LOC130995851: MTEWKNVLVRYGGYWNDVLYCGGGASFAYVQPNNISISELRQNINYYLMANSLSTVYNLYYLSRSRSGRIIRSLLSTDDQLSRLCAFEVKPEVYVTHDGGTFQSEQEVYRPSIEIPYASTYEHPPQPTSFEEAISNHMRGFDWFADNNDDEEYVPSTDTDDEEDEDDEEVEERESARVDYGTFVEHIAWIRREGGIGQLMSMIMQTNPQRLEEELGPEQTAEMSNWLVPVVPKDFSVNLFAGKLDIIPDPDELSEGSIFESKEELKLAVGLWHLERRAEFVIPQSDLDRITFKCRYQTQCPFLLRATQHGDFWIVRKFGPAHTCTDNLVNIGVRKVPARVIATYIAKKMHEDGDIVKPRSIVVDLQREYGVQTSYSVAIRARNMAVEMIYGGHEESYGLLPGYLHMLRMCNPGSVTDLEVDENDRLKHLFVALGSCRVAYTMYMRPIIVVDGTHLKGRNKGVLFVAVTKDGNEQVFPMAFRIGPIENDESWKWFFYRLKVAYGQNSEMLIVSDAHISIQNAVKVVYPHAAHGLCYYHLLNKITRYGKAAVAFYQKAAYAYRESDFDKAMASLKALNEDGGAYTKLMQVGPERWARSKCPVRRYSFLTSNVAESFNSRLLWARRLPICSMVEAIRHIIEKWFDERQEAAKTFSADVTPEALRKLTAELERSRRYEVVAMSPSAFKVKDSNRSFKVNVQTQSCTCFEWDMNLLPCSHAVAAIRHLGDDLSKHVGDYYQSAKLREAYSYRVNSVPPHASWIVPADVASICVLPPLWKRQSGRPKETRHKGPTEKDSQKQKTTPGNAASTSKSTSKSRVPKTCSLCEARSHTRPNCPYLLQDE, translated from the exons ATGACGGAGTGGAAAAACGTCCTTGTGAGATATGGAGGATATTGGAACGATGTCTTATATTGTGGTGGAGGTGCTTCATTTGCTTATGTTCAGCCAAATAACATAAGCATTTCGGAGTTAAGGCAAAATATCAATTACTACTTGATGGCAAATTCACTGAGTACCGTCTACAATTTATACTATCTATCGAGATCTCGAAGTGGCAGGATCATCCGATCTCTTTTAAGTACTGATGACCAACTTTCTCGACTTTGTGCCTTTGAGGTCAAGCCAGAGGTTTATGTGACACATGATGGTGGCACTTTCCAATCGGAGCAAGAAGTTTATCGACCTTCGATCGAGATACCGTATGCATCTACTTATGAGCACCCTCCTCAGCCCACTTCATTCGAGGAGGCCATCTCAAACCACATGAGAGGTTTTGATTGGTTTGctgataataatgatgatgaagAGTATGTTCCATCAACAGACActgatgatgaagaagatgaggatgatGAAGAAGTAGAGGAGCGTGAGTCTGCTCGAGTTGATTATGGCACATTTGTTGAGCATATTGCTTGGATTCGTCGGGAGGGAGGAATCGGGCAGCTTATGTCCATGATAATGCAAACAAACCCGCAAAGGCTTGAAGAAGAGTTGGGACCCGAACAAACTGCAGAAATGAGCAATTGGCTAGTTCCGGTGGTTCCGAAGGATTTTTCAGTGAATTTATTTGCAGGTAAACTTGACATCATACCAGATCCCGATGAGTTGAGCGAAGGTTCTATCTTCGAAAGCAAAGAGGAGCTGAAATTAGCGGTGGGGTTGTGGCATTTGGAACGTCGTGCAGAATTTGTCATTCCTCAATCGGACTTGGATAGGATTACGTTCAAATGCAGATATCAGACTCAGTGCCCATTTCTGTTGCGAGCTACTCAGCATGGTGACTTTTGGATAGTTCGAAAGTTTGGGCCTGCCCACACATGCACTGACAACCTCGTAAATATTGGAGTGAGGAAGGTACCAGCTCGTGTAATCGCAACATATATAGCAAAGAAAATGCACGAGGATGGGGACATAGTAAAGCCGAGGTCCATTGTTGTTGATTTGCAGAGAGAGTACGGTGTTCAAACCAGTTATAGTGTGGCGATCCGAGCCCGTAATATGGCGGTGGAGATGATATACGGCGGACACGAAGAATCTTATGGATTGCTACCAGGCTATCTTCACATGTTGCGGATGTGTAATCCGGGATCGGTGACCGACTTGGAAGTTGATGAGAATGATCGGTTGAAGCATCTCTTCGTAGCACTTGGTTCTTGCAGAGTCGCGTACACTATGTACATGAGGCCAATAATTGTTGTTgacggcacacacttgaagggccGCAATAAAGGTGTTTTGTTCGTTGCCGTCACAAAGGACGGCAACGAACAAGTGTTTCCAATGGCTTTTAGGATTGgtccgatcgagaatgatgaaTCGTGGAAGTGGTTTTTCTATCGATTGAAGGTGGCTTATGGTCAGAATTCTGAGATGTTGATTGTTTCTGATGCCCATATCAGTATACAAAATGCGGTTAAGGTAGTTTATCCACACGCTGCACACGGCTTGTGCTACTACCATTTGTTGAATAAAATTACTAGGTATGGCAAGGCAGCCGTTGCTTTCTACCAAAAGGCGGCTTATGCATATCGAGAGAGTGATTTTGACAAGGCAATGGCAAGCTTAAAGGCATTAAACGAAGATGGGGGAGCATATACCAAACTTATGCAGGTTGGTCCTGAGAGATGGGCTAGATCTAAGTGTCCTGTTCGTCGCTATAGTTTTCTGACCTCAAATGTTGCTGAATCTTTCAATTCTCGATTACTGTGGGCAAGACGTCTGCCTATATGCTCTATGGTTGAGGCGATCCGTCATATCATAGAAAAATGGTTTGATGAAAGACAGGAAGCTGCAAAGACGTTTTCTGCAGATGTTACACCAGAGGCTCTACGAAAGCTGACTGCTGAATTGGAGAGGTCGCGGAGATATGAGGTGGTTGCCATGTCTCCATCTGCTTTCAAAGTAAAAGATTCAAACAGGTCATTCAAAGTGAATGTACAAACGCAGTCATGTACGTGCTTCGAATGGGACATGAACCTGCTACCGTGCTCGCATGCTGTTGCAGCTATAAG GCATTTAGGCGATGACTTATCTAAGCATGTTGGAGACTATTATCAATCAGCAAAGCTACGAGAGGCATACTCGTATCGGGTAAACTCTGTCCCGCCACATGCTTCATGGATAGTCCCTGCAGATGTTGCAAGTATTTGTGTTTTACCTCCACTATGGAAGCGACAGTCTGGTCGGCCAAAAGAAACGCGACATAAGGGACCCACTGAGAAAGATTCACAAAAGCAGAAGACGACACCAGGCAATGCGGCATCCACAAGCAAATCCACAAGCAAAAGTCGTGTTCCTAAGACGTGTAGTTTGTGTGAAGCGAGATCACATACACGTCCCAATTGTCCTTACTTACTGCAAGATGAATGA
- the LOC130995916 gene encoding uncharacterized protein LOC130995916 → MDAPHEENSNYLRPSTINVASHVGTYYKTKYLKMVRKVLNEKGGQPLVDRFLSGCFGHSLDWNPGSKCAMAVHHVVSRQIRSNDNGLWFFINGSRLNFSERDYALVTWLNFGETDFDTRAHHDLRNVEVFRKFCCGQRTVKVETLVDLFENYDIDDHDESLLLRVAHVLVLYDMLLGYEPDKNVADWVWTLVNDLDAFTQFSWAAYTYQLLCQYVNNSSTHDKYKLYGPVWALHVWSLEIIPELGTAVGTHLDGGAHPRCLRWRFRSRPTVSDLRLLFEQEPHHILAIQPDDYEMTTHYYATVVMPVPIGVHYERPMNPLREGRQFPPRPAQDIRVQEHELPRRREERRTRVTTSRDKHSRPPPTTSSSSSGEHGLRGRDREFLEGIVTRMGEEREIRMKRHNEDMESRVKRALKGFLEDLKGFFGCRSVHPRGVYSPAPRRTPAPETRDSDDGQPDDGGPVAGDVSPHDDEPLQVPHRHSVHEYGSTSTSHHEQPHFSLQNPSNYNFDPRYMEHVAQGLMSGMGVVTTEGLQNLLFDHFQTPAMPRRSERQRFPSRLLDSPYLATGEPCLLPKKVVDKFMEYMNGREEYVFITESSAKYKKGGRVVHVKLQVKANDWGKPPTECHRVCQTYWRCCMFGTRLNLAVPGTYDSFVAWEVPEGICKMIKGECGSSMAQSWMGASQIIVPCVIMEHYVIVRIHPGLWQADLFDPKYHGLDE, encoded by the exons ATGGATGCACCGCATGAG gaGAATTCTAATTATTTGAGGCCGAGTACAATTAATGTGGCTTCACATGTTGGGACATATTACAAGACAAAATACTTGAAAATGGTTAGGAAGGTATTGAATGAGAAAGGTGGTCAACCGTTGGTGGACAGATTTTTAAGTGGTTGTTTCGGACACTCATTAGATTGGAATCCGGGGTCAAAGTGTGCTATGGCTGTTCACCATGTAGTTTCTCGCCAAATCCGATCAAATGATAATGGATTGTGGTTTTTCATTAACGGGAGTAGGTTAAACTTCTCGGAGAGGGATTATGCCCTTGTTACATGGCTGAATTTTGGAGAAACTGACTTTGATACGAGGGCACACCACGATCTCCGGAATGTTGAAGTGTTCAGAAAATTTTGTTGTGGGCAGAGGACTGTTAAGGTGGAGACTCTCGTTGACCTTTTCGAGAATTATGATATTGATGATCATGATGAGAGTTTACTATTACGTGTGGCCCACGTGTTAGTACTGTATGACATGCTACTAGGGTATGAGCCTGATAAGAACGTGGCTGACTGGGTGTGGACTTTAGTGAATGATCTTGATGCATTTACCCAATTTTCGTGGGCAGCTTATACGTATCAGCTGCTATGTCAGTATGTGAATAACTCTAGTACACACGACAAATATAAACTGTACGGGCCGGTGTGGGCATTACATGTATGGTCCCTTGAGATCATACCCGAGTTGGGTACTGCAGTTGGTACACACTTGGATGGCGGTGCACACCCCAGATGTTTGAGGTGGAGGTTTCGAAGTAGGCCCACTGTGTCGGATTTACGCCTCTTATTCGAGCAAGAG CCGCATCATATATTGGCGATCCAGCCCGACGATTATGAGATGACGACCCATTATTATGCTACGGTAGTCATGCCCGTGCCCATTGGTGTTCACTATGAGCGACCGATGAACCCGTTGAGGGAGGGTAGGCAGTTTCCCCCGCGACCTGCACAGGATATACGTGTTCAGGAGCATGAACTGCCGAGGAGACGAGAGGAAAGGAGGACGAGGGTGACGACATCTCGAGATAAGCATAGTCGACCTCCACCTACCACATCATCATCTAGTAGTGGAGAGCACGGGCTCCGAGGACGTGACCGTGAATTTTTGGAGGGCATCGTCACTAGGATGGGAGAAGAGCGGGAGATCCGAATGAAAAGGCATAACGAGGATATGGAGAGTCGAGTGAAGAGGGCATTGAAGGGTTTTTTGGAGGATTTGAAGGGGTTTTTTGGCTGCAGGTCTGTACACCCTAGAGGTGTATATTCTCCTGCCCCTCGTCGCACGCCTGCACCAGAGACTAGAGATTCTGATGATGGGCAACCCGATGATGGTGGTCCGGTGGCCGGTGATGTGTCACCTCATGATGATGAGCCACTACAGGTGCCGCATCGACATTCTGTGCATGAGTACGGAAGCACATCTACTTCTCATCACGAGCAGCCCCATTTTTCTCTTCAAAATCCATCTAATTACAATTTTGATCCAAGATATATGGAGCATGTGGCACAG GGACTGATGTCCGGGATGGGTGTTGTGACCACTGAGGGCCTCCAAAATTTATTGTTCGATCATTTCCAAACACCAGCGATGCCCCGAAGGAGTGAACGCCAAAGATTTCCCTCTCGATTGCTAGATTCCCCCTATCTAGCAACTGGAGAGCCATGTCTTCTTCCTAAGAAAGTGGTGGATAAATTTATGGAGTACATGAATGGAAGAGAGGAGTACGTCTTCATCACTGAAAGTAGCGCCAAATACAAGAAGG GTGGTCGAGTTGTTCATGTTAAGCTGCAAGTCAAGGCTAATGACTGGGGGAAACCTCCTACCGAATGTCAC AGAGTGTGTCAAACATATTGGCGTTGCTGTATGTTTGGCACAAGGCTGAATCTCGCTGTTCCCGGTACGTACGACTCCTTTGTCGCTTGGGAAGTCCCTGAGGGTATTTGCAAAATGATTAAGGGCGAGTGTGGATCATCAATGGCACAAAGTTGGATGGGGGCTAGCCAG ATCATTGTTCCATGTGTTATCATGGAACATTATGTTATTGTTCGAATCCATCCCGGACTTTGGCAAGCAGATTTGTTCGATCCAAAGTATCATGGTTTGGATGAATGA